DNA sequence from the Triticum urartu cultivar G1812 unplaced genomic scaffold, Tu2.1 TuUngrouped_contig_4940, whole genome shotgun sequence genome:
ACATAATACAGTGCTATGGATGCTCATAGGTAACAATTGGTCTGTCTTAATTCTGTAGGGATCCCTCTTCCATTAGTTGGTATGGTGACATATGGTGTGGTGACTGCACTTTCTCTGCAAGAAAACGGAGAGGAGTTACTCCCTGGACTCGATGACTTGGATATCCGCCTAACCTTGCTTCTGCTTGCTACTTCACTGGCGACTGCGAGCGCTTATTTTCTTTTCATCCTGAACACCAAATTTGTCGGGACGTCTTGCTTATACTGCCTATCATCAGCATTTATCTCCTTCACATTATTTTTCATCAGACTAAAGGTGTGTGCTTTTCTTAAACATATCAGTGTGTTCCTCTTCTTCATTTAGACCTTTTGATAATCAAGTAGCCCATCCAACTAACCTTGTGCTCCACGGAATTGTTGCAGGACATTGGCTTGGCACGTATCCAGAAGTTTGTTGGTCTTCAGTTAGCTGTAGCTGTCATTGTTGCTCTTGCTTTAACAAACTCATATAGTTCAGCTACTACTCAGTTAAAGGGGTGAGACTTCCTCTCACATTGGTTATAAACGTTGAATGATGGGATTGCCTCAGCGGAAATACAAATTATAAGGCGTCTTTTTTTGCCATTTACTTGAAGTTTCATCGAACGTGCAGCAAAACGTTACATTTTACTCTCTATTATGGTTGTATGTTTCATATCCCATAGTGATTTTCTCTTCCGGACAACCATTTTACTTTTCCTTTTTTACTTAGGAACCAGCCATTTTGATTTGAGGTCAATGTGAATTTTAGTCTACATAGTTCGTTTCCTTTAAGATCATCACAAGTGACTAATAGACTTTCCTTTTTCCTTCATTTTATGCAGCACAGGTGATTTCGTATTAGAACCATACAAAACAGAGGTAACATCAGAATCAACCCCTTTTGCTATTTCACTGGCAAGACATCTACATTCTATAGGTGCTAAGATGTATGGAGCATTCTGGTGTACTCACTGCAATGACCAAAAACAAGTACGAGTTCTTTCATCTTCCTTGAATCAACAGCTTTTAATAGTTACTACCACAGGACCTGATTGTTGCTGTGCTAGATCTCCAAAAATGAAGTAGAGCAAAATCAATCAAGACCTACTTTATAATTCTTAGCATATATGGTCATGCAGTTGTTTGGTCGTGAAGCTATGGAAATTCTGGATTATGTGGAATGCTTCCCTAATGGAGCCGGTAAGGGGAAGAAAATGGCCAACGAATGTGTAGCCACTGGTCTGGAAGGTTTTCCAACATGGGTCATCAACGGGAAGGTACTCCCCATAACTTGGATGTTTCCATTAAAGTTCAAGTTCATGATGACACCCATTCAGCGTTTTATGTTGAGGCACGATTTAAGTTCTCGGTGCACATGTGCATTTCTGCCAGTATTGGGCACACACTGAATCTGCAGCTTATCCTCAGATGACATCCTCTGTTTTACTTCGCAGTTGCACGCATCTAGCTTTAGTTTTCCATATATGATGTTGTCGGTCACTACACTACGTCATGGCTTGCCCATGCTTCCTAAGATGATGAAAGCACTATGCTTCCTATGTGTTCACGAACTGACTATGTACCTTCCTTCCACTCAGCTCCTGAGCGGCGACCAGGAACTCTCAGTCCTCGCAGAAGAATCCGGTTTTGTTTCCGAGAGCCCCGAGCAATCCTGAGGCCATGGACCTCGACGAGCAGAAGCACCCCACTGATTCGAAGTGCAGAAATCGAGAGCTCTCTAGAGGCAAGAACCTGAAGCTTGTGGTAGTTAACAGCAATGCCACAAAAATCTCGGCCGAGCTTCAGATGAGGTGCATTCCAATGGTGCATAAGTAGATTATACAACTAAATACAACCACTAACCACTGTAATACTATGTAAAAAACTAAACCTATTTGTCCTCTCATCCAATGGGGCTGAAGGAGAGCATCGAATCCGGGGCAAATTATACTACGACCTTTTTGTAGAGCCTGTAGTTTTTTTTTTTGATAAAAGAAGGGCTtcccccttccgattttcattaatGAAAACCTAAGCATCCACACTAGACAAGCTACGACAGGAAGCAAACGCGAAAAGAGCTTGTAGTTTGTGCTGTAAAACTTGTAATCCTGGAAAACCACAAGGTTTTCGTAGTAATTCTTTGCACTTGGACATTTGCAGTCCTGGGGAAGTACACTCTGTGTGCCCTCCACCCTTTGAAACGAAGGGTTTCTGCTCTCTGGGAGCATATGGGAATTCCTGAGCTCAGCAACGTCGATAGTTGAGCCATTGATACTTTCTTGGTAAAACTGAATTTCTGCCTGATTTGTGCAGAAAGCCAGAAACGCAAGGAAATGGTCTAATTCTTGCAGCAACTGAGGCAAAGCCGTCTCCCTTCCCCAAAACATATGGATATGCGAATTCACTCGTGTCTCTGGGAAAAATATGTGAGCGTGTAAAGCGTGCATACTCATGTTTCTGGCAAAAGGAGAAATAAAGACTTAATGATCTTTATTTATAGCTCAAGAAATTCGACATATGCACTCCGGGGTTGCGGAAGATgtagagagagggagggagggagcaTGGCACACTTGGGGGTttcagaaaaagaaaactgaACGGAGAAAACTATAGGATTTATTAGAAAAGTTTTGAAGGATTGTGAAAAGCATGGCACAAATGCACTGTGGTGCTTTATTCAGCAGAAACCTTTATTTTTCTTGCTTTATTAAGGTTATTTTCTGCAGAAGAGACATACACAGCTGGTGCTGCCCTCCGACCTCCAGCACGTTTTTTGTTTGACACGGGTGCCGATGACTtgctgaaaggatcgagaagaggtgtctagagaggggggggggggggaatagacTTTAAtcaagaaaagttgcagtttttaattctTTAGGTTCATATGGAGtattagcacaagtttaaacattcacaatacatatcaagcaagcatgcaagcatacaaagagtatatgagcagcggaatgtaaaacaattgcatatgaaggtaaagggaagagtttgagggagcaaacacaatgttgacacggagatttttggcgtggttccgataggtggtgctatcgtacatccacgttgatggagacttcaacccacgaagggtaacgattgcgcgagtccacggagggcttcacccgcgaagggtccacgaagaagcaaccttgtctatcccaccatggccgtcacccacgaaggacttgcctcactagggtagatcttcacgaagtaggcgatctccttgcccttacaaactccttagttcaactccacaatcttgtcggagactcccaagtgacacctagccaatctaggagacaccactctccaagaagtagcaaatggtgtgttgatgatgaactccttgctcttgtgcttcaaatgatagtctccccaacactcaactctctctctcataggattggatttggtagaaagaagatttgagtggaaagcaacttggggaaggctagagatcaagctttatgtggttggaatgaaatatcttgacctcagcacaagtgtaggtggttctctctcagaaaatatgtattggaagtgtaggcatgttttgatggctctctcctcgaatgaagagtgggtggaggggtatttatagcctccacacaaaatctaacccttacacacaaatcaccaaactcggtgggaccgattcgctcatctcggttggaccgaagtgttacgaaagggaaacagagagtttacatggCAATCTCGgggggaccgatcgctcatctcggtttgaccgaaacgttacaaagggaaacagagagattacaatcccatctcggtgagaccgagatccctatcggtgagaccgaaaatactagggtttctggcagtggctatgttaactgaactcggtggtgccggatagaaataatcggtggggccgagttggatatttggtgtgggacatatgtggatatgagaaagtagtggagggttttggagcatatcactaagcattttgagcaagcacctcattaagcaacacctcatcccttcttaatagtattggcttttcctatagactcaatgtgatcttggatcactaaaatagaaaatgtagagtcttgtgctttgagtttgagccaatcttttatccttagcattttgaagggtccACTCTCTAATTCATGCCATGCCaaccattgagctttcctgaaatattcatcttggaatagtattagctcaatgagctatatgttgttaggaattaccaaaaccacccagggatagttgcattCTTGCCACCGAGTCGtcccactcggtcacaccgacagggtcagttTATATATATGGACGGGCcaaaatttgaaaaaatttccgaacctcctcgcccgcgcataacctactctgcctcctcgggtctccggatcgtcttctcgtcGCCAGCGACCTaccgccgctggtctccgccgccgtcaacggaaatcttcaccgccgttgccgccgtagcaagttcgTTGTCGAACTAGGGTACGAACTTGATCATTGTGCTAATCCTTAactccgattcttagcacattgctttaccatgattcttgccacgaatGAAATCATCCTGTCCAGCGAAAACATCCCGTAGACTAGTTTTGATTtgaaaaatttagggttaggtctccgccgaattcatctcggaccgaccgagttgtagaaatcggtctcaccgattttgGCTTAGGCCAGAGCACACGcgttttcggtctgaccgaaaattgcaaatcggtgtgactgagttcaattctctgtgaaaccctagcagtctcggtgccaccgaactgtgactcggtctgaccgagttcactagtttaggttccaaaaactgcatcggtatcaccgagtttacaaatcggtagatccgaaatgctttctatgaagaactaaaactaagtttttgagtcaattatttttgcaaaactcatgtactttgtgatgctcatctactctacctcatctataatccattcacagggtctgctgatAGTTTGCCTGCATGATGTctgaccaaagtgatagccagaacaattctgaggagcaggttcaactgagtgagggcactagtccctccagttcatctgaaGATGGCAGTAGGAGCACACCAAgtaacttgccaaaggcagccaccagaacaagaaagaagaagacctcaaattcagaggatgaggattatgcggctgttgaggaagaagtcagctccaagaaaaaggtgctgaaaaaggagtaCGGCTCAGCTGCTACAGTCAAGCCAGGGATGCATAAGAAGGCACCAGCAAAGAGAGTCCCCATGTCTAAGGCCAAAGCATCCACTGCTGAAGCCTCCAAGCCTTCTGAAGAGGTAGTTGGAGAAGGCAGGAAAAGGAAGggaagggtcaagaagaccactgccagagtgcttggcagatcatcaattatgagagacgatgatgaagaggatgctgcaccaacacccaaagctcaaaagctcatgggagatgcaatcagatcaggggctgctccatctaagcccaaagctgcttCCAAGGCAGCTGCTCCAGCTCAGAAGCCCAAGAGAAGCACTAGAAACATTTCTGCTGAGGAAAAGAttaaggccccagtgcctgaagctgccgAAGAA
Encoded proteins:
- the LOC125528533 gene encoding thiol-disulfide oxidoreductase LTO1-like → SYLKLTGSEAFCPVSGGGCGDVLDSDYSVVFGIPLPLVGMVTYGVVTALSLQENGEELLPGLDDLDIRLTLLLLATSLATASAYFLFILNTKFVGTSCLYCLSSAFISFTLFFIRLKDIGLARIQKFVGLQLAVAVIVALALTNSYSSATTQLKGTGDFVLEPYKTEVTSESTPFAISLARHLHSIGAKMYGAFWCTHCNDQKQLFGREAMEILDYVECFPNGAGKGKKMANECVATGLEGFPTWVINGKLLSGDQELSVLAEESGFVSESPEQS